A single genomic interval of Aureliella helgolandensis harbors:
- a CDS encoding FG-GAP repeat domain-containing protein codes for MRVFLRQFLGLGAASAIRLARAASCFGLLATSSWAEVWEMHSIDNSGQGADGVRLADFNQDGLPDIVTGWEESGVVRLYLNPGYDQAEQAWPNVTVGSGDSPEDAVAFDIDSDGKLDIVSCHEGKQKQLLVHRFNGELTDNAALLEPQNWQTSAFDQLNGQQWMFAAPIQLRGGRSALVAGAKNSQATLTLLTQPDRDSSELSNWQTQKLRDAGWTMTLSIIDMDDDGDDDIVFSDRKRGGRGVAWLEQPNDHAALSVWKEHSVGGHEYEAMFLSASKDEMLLATRNSVWLEYRRTAAEQWQETVHPNPPNIPFGKAIRRIDSETLIMTANSSADGIKSHRQAIWIKRADTSWTPIANATRAKYDRIECLDLDGDGDLDVLTCEEKQNLGVVWYENPALDKS; via the coding sequence ATGCGAGTTTTTCTCAGGCAATTTTTGGGCTTGGGGGCTGCTTCAGCAATTCGACTTGCGCGGGCTGCGTCGTGCTTTGGACTATTGGCTACGAGCAGCTGGGCTGAAGTGTGGGAGATGCATTCGATCGATAATAGCGGGCAAGGCGCTGACGGCGTGCGACTTGCCGATTTCAACCAAGATGGGCTACCGGACATCGTTACCGGTTGGGAAGAGTCAGGTGTCGTACGCTTATACCTCAACCCTGGCTACGACCAAGCGGAGCAAGCGTGGCCAAATGTGACCGTTGGAAGCGGAGATTCTCCGGAAGACGCGGTCGCCTTCGATATCGATAGCGATGGAAAACTCGACATTGTCAGTTGTCACGAAGGAAAGCAGAAGCAGTTGCTCGTTCACCGTTTCAATGGAGAACTCACCGATAACGCCGCACTACTCGAACCTCAGAATTGGCAGACCTCGGCTTTCGACCAACTGAATGGTCAACAATGGATGTTTGCTGCTCCAATCCAACTGCGGGGAGGTCGTTCGGCCTTGGTAGCTGGAGCTAAGAATTCGCAGGCGACTCTGACACTGCTTACGCAACCGGATCGTGATTCAAGCGAGCTTTCCAATTGGCAGACGCAGAAACTGCGAGACGCAGGGTGGACGATGACTTTGAGCATCATCGACATGGATGACGATGGAGACGACGACATTGTGTTCAGCGATCGCAAGCGAGGCGGCCGTGGTGTTGCTTGGTTGGAACAGCCCAACGATCACGCGGCCCTGAGCGTATGGAAGGAACATTCCGTTGGAGGTCACGAATACGAAGCGATGTTCCTGTCAGCTTCCAAAGATGAAATGCTGCTGGCGACCCGTAATTCCGTTTGGCTTGAGTATCGACGAACCGCCGCCGAGCAATGGCAAGAGACCGTGCACCCCAACCCTCCGAATATTCCTTTTGGTAAAGCGATCCGGCGAATCGATAGTGAGACTTTGATCATGACCGCTAATTCGAGTGCCGACGGAATCAAGAGTCACCGTCAAGCCATTTGGATCAAGCGAGCCGACACTTCCTGGACACCGATCGCTAATGCCACTCGAGCCAAGTACGACCGAATCGAGTGTCTGGACTTGGATGGTGACGGCGACCTCGATGTGCTCACTTGCGAAGAAAAGCAAAATCTTGGTGTGGTCTGGTATGAAAATCCAGCTCTCGATAAATCCTGA
- a CDS encoding PQQ-dependent sugar dehydrogenase translates to MLSFAALQRNCASVFFFAAFFFQLHGDAAEPGRVLWTESRVVGFPDTPPPFRVQRVFENLDLQKPLSVTAFPGTQDLLIHVHPGDYGGPGRLLRYSPTSLSPTSLSHTSAGTELSEFLVLDDIIYGVAFHPDFLRNGYMYIGCNGHSDVLGEVCTRILRFHVARTPPFACDPTSQTTIIEWASNGHNGGDLVFGHDGMLYVSAGDGTSDSDANLAGQDLSTLPGSMLRIDVNRPTVAKPYSVPRDNPFLDLKGARPEIWAYGLRNPWRISVDSKTGELWAGINGQDLWESVQVVRRGENYGWSITEGSHPFHPNRVRGPTPIIPPTIEHPHSEARSLTGGHVYYGTEHPSLYGHYIYGDYSTGIIWAAQYDGTAIVSHFLVARTSLQITGFGIDHEGELLIADHGSGLYRLVASTHVPTHDFPRLLSQTGLFESTADNKLHPGLIPYSVNSPLWSDGAEKERFIALPGAQSVEFQTSKCWNFPDGSVLVKTFSLPIADSNPPNLTRIETRLLTRQQGEWHGYSYEWNEEQTDAELVAAAGRNREILVNASSTEGGLRHQTWHFPSRAECMVCHSRAQEYVLGLSVQQTNLDIAIDGKTMPQLEYFRQLGLFHQASPPNDGGTEKSRESSTFTFPAAFSEMPRLPNPADTTQPLEARARSYLHSNCANCHVKEGGGNSKIDLAFNSPLDKTDLVNAVPLHGSFDLDDAKLIKPSDATASVLLHRMRHRGRGQMPPLATSVIDRDAVEIISQWIQSMPPSEREGRQATSGTP, encoded by the coding sequence ATGTTGTCTTTCGCCGCTCTCCAACGCAACTGCGCATCGGTCTTTTTCTTTGCAGCTTTCTTTTTTCAGTTGCATGGTGATGCAGCCGAGCCAGGCCGAGTGCTATGGACGGAATCGCGCGTCGTTGGTTTTCCGGATACTCCGCCGCCATTCCGAGTCCAGCGGGTATTCGAGAATCTGGACCTTCAGAAACCGCTGAGTGTTACGGCGTTTCCCGGAACCCAAGACTTACTTATTCATGTTCATCCAGGGGACTACGGCGGGCCGGGACGGCTATTGCGTTATAGCCCTACTAGTCTTAGCCCTACGAGTCTTAGCCACACGAGTGCAGGCACTGAGCTGTCAGAATTTCTGGTTTTGGACGACATCATCTACGGAGTCGCCTTCCATCCAGATTTCCTTCGAAACGGCTATATGTATATCGGCTGCAATGGGCATTCCGATGTGTTGGGAGAGGTGTGTACCCGAATACTGCGGTTTCACGTCGCCCGAACTCCGCCGTTTGCGTGCGATCCGACGTCACAGACGACGATCATTGAATGGGCATCGAACGGCCACAATGGTGGCGATCTCGTCTTCGGGCACGATGGGATGCTGTACGTTTCGGCGGGCGACGGCACGTCTGATTCCGACGCCAATCTTGCGGGGCAGGATCTCAGCACCCTCCCTGGTTCCATGTTGCGAATTGACGTGAATCGCCCCACAGTGGCCAAGCCCTACTCGGTGCCACGGGACAATCCATTCTTGGATCTCAAGGGCGCTCGCCCCGAGATATGGGCTTATGGCCTTCGCAATCCCTGGCGCATTTCAGTGGACTCAAAGACCGGTGAATTGTGGGCTGGAATCAATGGGCAGGATCTCTGGGAATCGGTTCAAGTCGTCCGTCGTGGAGAGAACTACGGGTGGAGCATTACTGAAGGGAGTCATCCATTTCACCCCAATCGCGTGCGTGGTCCGACGCCGATCATCCCCCCCACGATTGAACATCCCCATTCCGAAGCGCGATCGCTGACCGGCGGCCACGTCTACTACGGTACGGAGCATCCGTCCCTTTACGGACACTACATCTACGGGGACTACTCAACGGGAATAATTTGGGCTGCACAGTATGACGGCACAGCCATTGTGTCGCATTTCCTAGTTGCCAGAACTTCGCTGCAGATCACAGGTTTCGGTATCGACCACGAGGGTGAACTTTTGATTGCGGACCACGGAAGCGGGCTCTATCGCTTGGTTGCTTCGACGCATGTACCCACGCATGATTTTCCGCGGCTACTCAGTCAAACCGGCCTCTTTGAGTCGACGGCAGACAATAAGCTACATCCCGGTCTCATTCCCTACAGCGTCAATTCCCCATTATGGTCCGATGGAGCGGAAAAGGAGCGTTTCATCGCATTGCCAGGCGCTCAGTCGGTTGAATTCCAGACATCCAAATGCTGGAACTTCCCGGATGGTAGCGTGTTGGTGAAAACGTTTTCCTTGCCTATTGCGGACAGCAATCCCCCAAATTTAACACGCATCGAAACGCGGTTGCTGACGCGTCAGCAGGGGGAGTGGCATGGATATTCCTACGAGTGGAACGAAGAACAGACCGACGCAGAGCTGGTCGCTGCAGCGGGTCGAAATCGAGAGATCCTGGTAAACGCTTCTTCCACCGAGGGAGGATTGAGGCATCAAACATGGCATTTCCCGAGTCGGGCTGAATGCATGGTGTGCCACAGCCGCGCTCAAGAATATGTGCTGGGACTTTCCGTTCAACAGACAAACCTCGATATTGCCATCGACGGTAAAACTATGCCACAATTGGAATACTTTAGACAACTGGGGCTCTTCCACCAAGCTTCGCCCCCTAATGATGGCGGCACGGAGAAATCGCGCGAAAGCTCAACATTCACGTTCCCGGCTGCCTTCAGCGAGATGCCGAGGCTACCGAATCCAGCGGATACGACGCAACCGTTAGAGGCTCGGGCACGTTCCTATCTGCATTCCAACTGCGCGAATTGCCATGTCAAGGAAGGCGGCGGCAATTCAAAAATCGATTTGGCATTCAACAGCCCACTGGACAAGACAGACCTGGTGAATGCGGTCCCCCTTCATGGATCCTTCGATCTGGACGATGCAAAGCTGATTAAGCCCTCCGATGCCACAGCGTCAGTGCTCCTACACCGCATGCGACACCGCGGACGCGGCCAGATGCCTCCGTTGGCGACTTCTGTCATCGACCGAGATGCCGTGGAGATTATTTCACAATGGATTCAGTCGATGCCGCCAAGCGAGCGCGAAGGAAGGCAAGCAACCTCCGGCACCCCATGA
- a CDS encoding sulfatase-like hydrolase/transferase, with translation MKTILLVCVSVASGLTAIAAEKPNILFIAIDDLRPELKCYGGTQVRTPHLDAFASQSMRFDRAYCQVPVCGASRASLMTGILPTAMRFMNYTTRADRDAPGAATLPETFKNAGYTTLSNGKVFHTRDDSEEESWSEPAWRPDADSMLSHDPATTQRLSESKQRGRIYESPDVEDNAYADGQVAEKSIQDLQRLKRAGTPFFLACGFVRPHMPFYAPKKYWDLYEREQVEIADNRYRPTKAPQELRGSEEFRSYHLADFDSDSRDFHRMMRHGYMASVSYVDELVGNVLAELERLELSDNTIVVVWGDHGWHLGEHNFWGKHNTMHLATRVPLIVRAPGKQAGRTAALVETSDIYPTLCSLAGIEIPETVQGRSFSSLLDAPQEAFRDGVYSRIRTGDSLITDRFTYTAYDGGASEMLYDLQADPSENENVAAQPEYAETVATMKRMLKQRQTEAAAAKLVAAPQAVPAQAASSPQAVPKQPPVQPQSTVEAPAYAREIPLPTYSEVKYGKHQRHVLDFWQADSETPTPLVMVIHGGGWNGGSKERLSRFADVPALLKAGISVAAINYRLMKHAQHVEPPVKAPLHDAARAVQFLRSQAGAWNIDKARIGASGGSAGACSSLWLAYHDDLSDPGSEDPIARESTRLWCVAVNSPQTTLDPKQMVTWTPNSRYGGHAFGKKNFAQFLAERESIAAWIAEYSPYALVSADDPPACLFFSNPPAMGQDQKDPTHTANFGIGLQRHCAEFDVECDVVYPGAAGVKYKTPTDFHIAILGQAEKP, from the coding sequence ATGAAAACGATTCTTCTTGTATGCGTCTCGGTAGCCAGCGGTTTAACCGCAATTGCCGCCGAAAAACCCAACATTCTTTTCATTGCCATCGACGATCTACGTCCCGAGTTGAAGTGCTATGGTGGGACGCAGGTGCGTACGCCGCATCTGGACGCCTTTGCCTCCCAGAGCATGCGGTTTGACCGCGCTTATTGCCAAGTGCCAGTTTGCGGAGCATCCCGCGCGAGTCTAATGACTGGCATCCTACCGACGGCAATGCGATTCATGAACTACACCACGCGCGCTGACCGAGACGCACCTGGTGCCGCAACCCTCCCCGAGACTTTCAAGAACGCTGGCTATACAACGCTTTCCAACGGCAAGGTGTTCCACACTCGGGACGACTCCGAAGAGGAGAGCTGGAGTGAACCGGCCTGGCGCCCCGACGCCGATTCAATGCTAAGCCATGATCCAGCAACCACGCAAAGGCTGTCGGAAAGCAAGCAGCGAGGGCGTATCTACGAATCTCCCGACGTGGAGGACAACGCGTATGCTGATGGGCAAGTTGCCGAAAAGAGCATCCAAGATCTCCAGCGTCTTAAACGAGCTGGCACTCCGTTCTTTCTGGCCTGCGGCTTCGTCCGTCCGCACATGCCCTTCTATGCACCTAAGAAGTATTGGGATCTGTATGAGCGGGAGCAGGTCGAAATCGCCGACAATCGCTATCGGCCGACGAAGGCTCCCCAGGAACTTCGCGGTAGTGAAGAATTTCGCTCCTATCACTTAGCTGATTTCGACTCCGATTCGAGGGACTTTCATCGCATGATGCGCCACGGGTACATGGCCAGTGTGAGCTACGTCGATGAATTGGTGGGGAATGTTTTGGCCGAACTCGAGCGTCTTGAGCTTTCGGACAATACGATCGTCGTGGTCTGGGGGGATCATGGCTGGCATTTGGGGGAACACAACTTCTGGGGAAAGCACAACACCATGCATCTAGCGACGCGTGTGCCATTGATTGTGAGAGCCCCCGGCAAGCAAGCTGGAAGAACAGCAGCCTTGGTGGAAACCAGCGATATCTATCCGACCCTATGTTCGCTGGCTGGCATTGAGATTCCGGAAACCGTACAGGGCCGCAGCTTCTCCTCCCTCCTTGACGCCCCCCAGGAAGCCTTTCGAGACGGTGTCTACAGTCGAATTCGTACGGGTGATTCTCTCATCACCGACCGATTTACGTACACCGCCTATGACGGTGGAGCATCTGAAATGCTGTATGACCTTCAGGCAGATCCGAGCGAAAACGAGAATGTGGCAGCTCAGCCCGAATACGCTGAAACCGTAGCAACCATGAAACGCATGCTCAAGCAGCGGCAGACCGAAGCGGCCGCCGCGAAGCTTGTAGCGGCCCCGCAGGCGGTCCCCGCGCAGGCCGCAAGCAGCCCACAGGCTGTTCCGAAGCAGCCGCCGGTCCAGCCTCAAAGCACGGTCGAGGCTCCTGCCTACGCAAGAGAGATCCCACTGCCGACCTATTCCGAGGTGAAGTACGGCAAGCACCAGCGGCACGTTCTCGACTTTTGGCAGGCTGATTCCGAGACCCCCACGCCGCTAGTCATGGTGATTCACGGCGGTGGCTGGAATGGCGGCAGCAAAGAGCGGCTCAGTCGCTTCGCCGATGTACCAGCCCTATTGAAAGCAGGGATTTCAGTTGCCGCCATCAACTATCGCTTGATGAAGCATGCCCAACATGTCGAGCCACCGGTGAAAGCCCCGTTGCATGATGCGGCCCGAGCCGTGCAATTCCTGCGCAGTCAGGCGGGCGCATGGAACATCGACAAGGCACGCATCGGAGCTTCAGGTGGTTCCGCAGGTGCCTGCTCCAGCCTCTGGCTGGCCTATCATGACGATCTGTCCGATCCGGGGAGTGAGGATCCAATCGCGCGGGAATCGACTCGGCTGTGGTGTGTTGCTGTTAATAGCCCCCAGACGACACTCGACCCCAAGCAAATGGTCACCTGGACGCCCAACAGCCGCTACGGAGGTCATGCTTTTGGCAAAAAGAACTTTGCTCAATTTTTGGCCGAGCGGGAGAGCATCGCTGCGTGGATTGCCGAGTATTCTCCCTATGCACTGGTAAGTGCCGACGATCCTCCAGCTTGCCTCTTCTTCAGCAATCCGCCGGCCATGGGTCAGGATCAGAAAGATCCCACCCACACCGCGAACTTTGGTATCGGCTTGCAGAGACATTGTGCCGAGTTCGACGTTGAATGCGACGTGGTGTACCCGGGTGCGGCTGGCGTGAAATACAAAACCCCAACCGACTTTCACATCGCGATTCTTGGGCAAGCGGAAAAACCATAA
- a CDS encoding PVC-type heme-binding CxxCH protein, translated as MKTLQEFCTKSAVVLLLGLSTLGHSVLAQPLVFEGTEGVGQGKHIVFLAGDHEYRSEESLPALARILAKRHGFKCTVLFNIDPETGEIVAGNSNMPGMEALDSADLAVVFLRFQDFPLDQMKHFDAYLNRGGPVVGLRTSTHAFKLNDKSPFPKYSYDYKGADYELGFGHQVLGQTWVGHYGKNHVQSTRITLVEDKQNHPILRGVKDVWVQAGGYVGKPTDGELLTTAQPLNGMTPDSPADATKPPQPSEWTRSYTSPSGKTGRVFTSLYGTPEDILNDGYRRLLINGCFWALGLEESITSDANIAFVGPFNPNTFGNGSNVRGVKPEMYQGYESPIPASNNTQKPNRNKAEKSSAKEAPAPPAGTIATGKPARFLRIELPGKDRILTLAEVEVISGGKNIATEGKATQSSTHGNANAARAIDGNKHADFQKLGQTHTSNSGSRNPWWEIDLGQAWDIEKVGIWNRAGFEYRLQGFTITLLDSDRNVVFQARRIAAPQSLQINIKNGGKLSYLTYAGKAGSPASRGRGGRGSNNGRNQAEADNEPPLADVPANYRDPTPFAFQSEDVVAIVGNGLPDRMQHDGWLETLLQHALPGKQLRFRNLSASGDRPDSFPRSKGAASLTEYLQHVKADVVLAFFGYNESFAGIEKADEYRQKLIAFVEKTRGSKANGVSFPRIVLFSPIAHEDTHNPNVPDGQAHNLQLEAYTQATRVAAEQAGVGFVDLFHPSLELFRASNQPLTINGIHLTEEGNRQLAEVIATELVGEQVTASMAMEALRSAVLDKDNHWNNRYRARDGNDVWGGRSTLTFANDQSNATVLQHELSMLDVMTLNRDARVWAAANGQEWVVDDSNVPPPVEVVSNVGGGSKSSSAMKEGTLNYISGEEGIQHMAVAKGFEVSLFADESQFPELVNPVQMQFDTQGRLWAAVWPTYPKWEPLKEMNDALIILHDDNEDGKADRVTEFARVQNPLGFEFWNGGVIVTCAPEVLFLKDTDGDDIADVRTIMLQGLDSSDTHHGANNFVFGPDGGIYWQSGVFMMHNHEHPWGPSLQTEASAMYRFDPRSFTISMHANNSPNPHGISFDRWGYQYATDGTGGRAYQVRPEGDSFKMYELLKKEVRPVTANEVISSTHFPDSMQNDFLICNVIGFLGIKHYHLERNNDTGAVWGEPAGDELTVNTINADGTTTEEKSRGLLMSGDKNFRPSDAIFAPDGSLYFCDWHNAIIGHMQHNVRDPNRDHAHGRIYRLTAIDRPLQEPVAIDGQPITNLLENLKSPVDSIRHRTRVELSERNTAEVIAATKQWIQQFDPHDRADAHHLLEALWLHQQHNVKNYRLLEELLQSPEPQARIAAKTVKHFWFNIDSNMHGGVIAAEKLAAVEKSGILSDTPELTTIRVGTIPERMMYDVKELTVKPGKKVKLTFANPDFMPHNLLLVKPGTADSVGAQAIALGAGGFAVDYVPDSPDILWASKLVDHGQEQVIEFTAPTEEGAYPYICSFPGHHLLMRGMLYVTNDLEVFRAENPEPVAKITDWKISDFAEEFARVKEGRNFFQGKQLFTVLACAQCHQLGKPGIAADLSEVPGADHAMNHTNGPSLAVGPNLSDVVLKYKGDPQMVLREILEPSRNIEEKYLKFMFELEDDIYLSGNIVAEDDKTVTVQNGPTAAQAQRVFKSDIVSRRPSPISIMPTGIVNTLEMEQILDLLAYVLTDGNAEAPAFQPTP; from the coding sequence ATGAAAACTTTACAAGAATTTTGCACGAAGTCCGCAGTCGTCCTATTGCTGGGATTATCGACGCTTGGGCATTCCGTCCTAGCTCAACCACTTGTCTTTGAGGGGACCGAAGGTGTCGGACAGGGAAAGCATATTGTTTTCTTGGCCGGTGACCACGAATATCGCTCTGAGGAATCCTTGCCTGCACTGGCGCGTATTCTGGCCAAGCGTCATGGGTTCAAGTGCACGGTGCTGTTTAACATCGATCCAGAGACGGGCGAGATCGTGGCTGGCAATTCCAACATGCCTGGGATGGAGGCATTAGATAGTGCCGATCTCGCGGTTGTTTTCTTGCGATTTCAGGACTTTCCTCTTGATCAAATGAAACACTTTGACGCCTACTTGAATCGGGGAGGCCCGGTGGTCGGCCTGCGAACCTCCACGCATGCCTTCAAGCTGAACGACAAGTCCCCGTTCCCCAAATATTCGTATGACTACAAGGGAGCCGACTACGAACTCGGATTTGGACATCAAGTTTTGGGACAGACATGGGTTGGACACTATGGCAAGAACCATGTTCAAAGCACTCGTATTACGCTTGTAGAGGACAAGCAGAATCACCCCATACTGCGTGGAGTCAAAGACGTCTGGGTACAAGCGGGGGGCTATGTGGGCAAACCCACCGATGGCGAACTGCTAACGACCGCTCAGCCTCTGAACGGCATGACACCTGATTCGCCCGCCGATGCGACCAAGCCTCCTCAGCCTTCCGAATGGACCCGCAGCTACACTTCCCCTTCCGGAAAGACGGGCCGCGTCTTTACCTCCCTGTACGGAACACCGGAAGATATTCTGAACGATGGCTATCGACGGCTGCTTATCAATGGCTGTTTCTGGGCATTGGGGCTGGAGGAGTCGATCACGTCGGACGCCAATATCGCTTTCGTCGGCCCCTTCAACCCCAACACCTTTGGAAATGGTTCCAATGTTCGGGGCGTCAAGCCGGAAATGTATCAAGGGTATGAAAGCCCGATCCCCGCCAGCAACAACACTCAGAAACCCAATCGTAACAAGGCCGAGAAATCTTCGGCGAAAGAGGCACCTGCCCCTCCCGCTGGTACGATCGCCACTGGCAAACCGGCTCGCTTCCTGCGAATCGAACTTCCGGGGAAGGATCGCATCCTGACACTCGCAGAAGTTGAGGTGATAAGCGGTGGAAAAAATATCGCCACCGAGGGGAAAGCGACTCAATCCAGTACGCATGGAAATGCAAATGCGGCCAGAGCGATCGACGGAAACAAACATGCCGATTTTCAAAAGTTGGGGCAAACGCATACGAGCAATTCAGGGTCCCGAAATCCGTGGTGGGAAATTGATCTGGGACAAGCTTGGGATATTGAGAAGGTCGGTATTTGGAACCGGGCGGGATTCGAGTATCGGCTGCAAGGCTTCACGATCACGCTGCTTGATTCCGATCGTAACGTGGTGTTTCAAGCTCGCCGCATCGCTGCACCACAATCTCTGCAAATCAATATCAAGAATGGTGGAAAACTGAGCTATCTCACCTATGCTGGAAAGGCCGGATCCCCGGCTAGCCGAGGTAGAGGTGGCCGCGGTTCTAACAACGGGCGTAATCAGGCGGAAGCCGACAATGAGCCACCGCTCGCCGACGTGCCTGCCAACTATCGTGACCCAACCCCATTTGCTTTCCAGTCCGAGGATGTTGTCGCCATCGTGGGCAACGGCTTGCCCGACCGCATGCAGCATGATGGTTGGCTAGAAACCCTTTTGCAGCATGCTCTGCCGGGAAAACAACTCCGTTTTCGCAATCTGAGTGCCAGTGGTGATCGGCCCGATTCCTTTCCACGCAGCAAAGGCGCTGCGTCGTTAACGGAGTATCTGCAGCATGTCAAAGCCGACGTGGTCCTTGCCTTCTTCGGTTACAACGAATCCTTTGCTGGGATTGAGAAGGCCGACGAATACCGCCAGAAACTGATTGCATTTGTCGAGAAGACGCGGGGTTCCAAAGCGAACGGAGTGTCGTTCCCGCGTATCGTTTTGTTCAGTCCCATCGCGCACGAGGATACACACAATCCCAATGTGCCAGACGGGCAGGCCCACAATCTGCAACTCGAGGCCTATACCCAAGCAACTAGAGTCGCAGCCGAGCAAGCCGGCGTGGGATTTGTGGACTTATTCCACCCTTCGCTCGAGCTGTTCCGCGCATCCAATCAACCGCTCACCATCAATGGCATTCACCTGACCGAAGAGGGCAATCGTCAACTCGCCGAAGTGATTGCCACCGAGCTCGTGGGGGAGCAAGTTACCGCTTCGATGGCCATGGAAGCACTGCGTTCAGCCGTGTTGGATAAAGACAATCACTGGAACAATCGCTACCGTGCACGTGATGGAAATGATGTCTGGGGCGGACGTTCCACGTTGACCTTCGCCAACGACCAAAGCAATGCTACCGTTCTTCAGCATGAACTTTCAATGCTCGATGTAATGACCTTGAATCGCGATGCTCGCGTATGGGCGGCTGCCAATGGCCAAGAATGGGTCGTTGATGACAGCAACGTCCCACCGCCGGTTGAAGTCGTCTCGAATGTTGGTGGCGGTAGCAAGAGTTCTAGCGCGATGAAAGAAGGCACTCTGAACTACATCAGCGGTGAGGAGGGGATTCAGCACATGGCGGTCGCGAAGGGGTTTGAAGTCAGCCTGTTTGCCGATGAATCGCAATTCCCCGAACTTGTCAATCCTGTTCAAATGCAATTCGATACTCAAGGTCGCTTGTGGGCTGCCGTTTGGCCCACCTATCCCAAATGGGAACCGCTCAAAGAGATGAACGATGCACTCATCATCCTGCATGACGATAACGAAGATGGAAAGGCGGACCGCGTAACGGAGTTTGCTCGCGTGCAGAATCCACTCGGGTTTGAATTCTGGAACGGAGGTGTCATCGTTACTTGTGCTCCGGAGGTCCTGTTCTTGAAGGATACCGATGGGGATGATATCGCCGATGTTCGCACCATCATGCTACAAGGCCTTGATTCGTCCGATACGCATCATGGAGCGAACAATTTTGTCTTTGGCCCCGACGGTGGCATCTATTGGCAGAGTGGCGTGTTCATGATGCACAATCACGAGCATCCTTGGGGCCCCTCGCTGCAAACGGAAGCCTCGGCTATGTACCGCTTCGATCCACGAAGCTTTACGATCTCGATGCACGCCAACAACTCCCCCAATCCACACGGGATCTCGTTCGATCGCTGGGGATACCAGTATGCCACCGACGGCACCGGTGGGCGTGCCTACCAAGTTCGCCCTGAAGGCGACAGCTTCAAAATGTACGAACTGCTTAAGAAGGAAGTCCGTCCCGTTACCGCCAACGAAGTGATCAGCAGTACGCACTTTCCCGATTCGATGCAAAACGATTTCTTGATCTGCAACGTCATCGGCTTTCTGGGGATTAAGCACTACCATTTGGAACGCAATAACGATACCGGTGCGGTCTGGGGAGAGCCTGCAGGGGATGAACTTACGGTCAACACCATCAATGCTGATGGCACGACAACCGAAGAAAAGTCTCGCGGGTTATTGATGAGCGGTGATAAAAACTTCCGCCCCTCCGATGCTATCTTTGCGCCCGACGGTTCGCTCTATTTTTGCGATTGGCACAATGCCATTATCGGCCATATGCAACACAATGTGCGTGATCCCAATCGAGACCACGCTCATGGACGTATCTACCGCTTGACCGCTATCGATCGTCCACTGCAGGAGCCGGTCGCTATTGATGGGCAGCCTATCACGAACTTGCTCGAAAACTTGAAATCGCCCGTCGACTCAATTCGGCATCGCACTCGTGTTGAACTCAGCGAGCGAAATACCGCAGAGGTCATCGCGGCTACCAAGCAATGGATCCAGCAATTTGATCCGCACGACCGCGCCGACGCGCACCATCTACTGGAAGCTCTGTGGCTCCACCAGCAACACAACGTGAAGAACTACCGACTGCTGGAGGAACTGTTGCAGTCGCCTGAACCGCAAGCACGCATCGCGGCAAAAACCGTAAAACACTTTTGGTTTAATATCGACAGCAATATGCATGGGGGAGTTATCGCGGCGGAGAAGTTGGCTGCGGTAGAGAAGTCGGGGATTCTCAGTGATACACCCGAGCTGACGACTATTCGCGTCGGTACGATTCCAGAACGGATGATGTACGACGTCAAGGAATTGACGGTGAAGCCTGGCAAAAAGGTGAAGCTGACGTTTGCCAATCCTGATTTCATGCCACACAATCTGTTGCTCGTAAAACCAGGAACGGCCGATAGTGTTGGCGCGCAAGCAATTGCACTCGGCGCTGGAGGCTTCGCCGTTGATTACGTACCGGACTCTCCCGACATCCTCTGGGCCAGCAAACTCGTCGATCATGGTCAAGAACAAGTCATCGAGTTTACTGCTCCGACCGAAGAGGGAGCCTATCCCTATATCTGCTCCTTCCCTGGGCACCATCTACTGATGCGTGGCATGTTGTATGTCACCAATGATCTCGAAGTCTTTCGCGCTGAAAATCCAGAGCCCGTGGCGAAAATTACCGATTGGAAGATTAGCGATTTCGCAGAGGAGTTCGCTCGAGTCAAAGAGGGGCGAAACTTCTTTCAAGGTAAACAGCTCTTCACCGTCCTGGCATGTGCCCAGTGCCATCAGTTGGGAAAACCGGGAATTGCTGCGGATTTGAGCGAAGTTCCGGGAGCGGACCACGCAATGAACCATACCAACGGCCCGAGCCTTGCCGTCGGACCGAACCTGTCGGATGTTGTCCTGAAATACAAGGGGGATCCACAAATGGTACTACGGGAAATCCTGGAACCCTCCCGCAATATCGAAGAGAAGTACCTTAAGTTTATGTTTGAACTCGAGGATGATATCTACCTCAGCGGTAATATCGTCGCCGAGGATGACAAAACGGTGACGGTCCAAAATGGACCGACCGCGGCTCAGGCACAGCGAGTGTTCAAGAGTGATATCGTGTCGCGCCGCCCCTCCCCCATTTCCATTATGCCCACCGGTATTGTGAATACGTTGGAGATGGAACAGATCCTCGATCTGCTGGCCTACGTCCTGACCGATGGCAATGCCGAGGCCCCTGCATTCCAACCCACGCCTTGA